A stretch of Lathyrus oleraceus cultivar Zhongwan6 chromosome 6, CAAS_Psat_ZW6_1.0, whole genome shotgun sequence DNA encodes these proteins:
- the LOC127094481 gene encoding uncharacterized protein LOC127094481, which yields MYPSPVVEQHSGKDDDSSSSEKDLAAEGLRSLGQTMYEKGKSVASNTTNASHSEKHDDANIVIDLEDASSDDQEESLIHHINPSLAKSMRTRKGKSVAELMSARKAKKTAGIGPSKSWSKKTTKSPVKVPAVHLDNISFHLEDEAAKWKFVIQRKVAVERELGKDAADVKEVMDLIKAVGLLKTIVGFSQCYEGLVKEFIVNIPEDIYDNNSKEFCKVYVRGIKNEGEEELEVTNNQVCREITVRQVKVWPVKKHLPVGKLTDATTNAVKLPIAFPSMICGIILNQYPGILCSNDLPSRRKPALSVHDKLFEGSHVEDIVMTSAMKRPSSKVGAIAELKETCKEVGEGIRVATTRKQSLEALIASLEHAENENVEYANVSHEEEAEAHTSSERSANNDDASGNSASGADEEAANSSSTE from the exons ATGTATCCCTCTCCTGTGGTTGAACAACATAGTGGTAAGGATGACGATTCCTCCAGTTCTGAAAAGGACTTGGCTGCTGAAGGGTTGCGCTCTCTAGGGCAGACCATGTATGAAAAAGGGAAATCTGTGGCTTCTAACACTACTAATGCTTCCCACTCTGAGAAGCATGATGATGCAAATATTGTGATTGATCTAGAGGATGCTAGCTCTGATGATCAAGAGGAAAGCTTGATTCACCACATAAATCCAAGTCTGGCTAAAAGCATGAGGACTCGCAAAGGAAAATCTGTGGCTGAACTTATGTCAGCCAGAAAAGCCAAGAAGACTGCTGGTATTGGTccctccaaatcatggagcaag AAAACTACTAAGTCTCCTGTTAAAGTTCCTGCTGTTCATTTGGATAACATCTCCTTTCATCTTGAGGATGAAGCTGCTAAGTGGAAATTTGTCATTCAGAGAAAGGTAGCTGTGGAAAGGGAATTGGGAAAAGATGCTGCTGATgtcaaggaggtcatggacctgataaAAGCTGTTGGGCTTTTGAAGACTATTGTTGGGTTCTCTCAATGTTATGAAGGTTTAGTTAAGGAATTTATTGTGAACATTCCCGAGGATATTTATGATAATAACAGCAAGGAGTTCTGTAAGGTGTATGTGAGGG GCATAAAAAATGAGGGTGAAGAAGAATTAGAAGTTACAAACAATCAGGTCTGTAGGGAGATTACAGTTAGGCAGGTGAAAGTTTGGCCTGTTAAAAAGCATCTTCCTGTTGGGAAGTTGACT GATGCAACTACTAATGCAGTTAAGCTACCAATTGCTTTTCCCTCTATGATATGTGGAATCATCTTGAACCAATATCCTGGTATTCTATGCTCAAATGATTtacctagtagaagaaaaccAGCTCTGTCTGTGCACGACAAActatttgaaggcagtcatgtcgaggatattgtcatgacatctgccatgAAAAGGCCATCCTCAAAAGTTGGAGCAATTGCTGAGCTTAAGGAGACATGCAAAGAGGTAGgtgaagggataagggtagcCACAACTAGAAAACAATCTTTGGAAGCcttgattgcaagcttggagcatGCTGAGAATGAAAATGTTGAATATGCTAATGTCAGCCATGAAGAAGAAgctgaagcccacacctctagtgagaggtctgctAACAATGATGATGCAAGTGGCAATTCTGCTTCTGGTGCTGATGAAGAGGCTGCAAACTCAAGCTCTACTGAGTAG